The following proteins come from a genomic window of Anaerobutyricum hallii:
- a CDS encoding amino acid ABC transporter permease, which translates to MATSPMESLSSGFIINIELFFITLLLALPLGLVITFCSMSKFKPLKWLSRTFVWIIRGTPLMLQLFVVLYAPGLLFSMPMSSRFTAAIIAFVINYAAYFSEIYRGGIESVSRGQYEAGQVLGMTKTQIFFKIILLQVIKRIIPPMSNEVITLTKDTALARIIGLAEIIMCAERFTKQGLIWPLFSTAVFFLVFNGILTLLFGWIEKKMDYFRV; encoded by the coding sequence ATGGCTACCAGCCCAATGGAATCCTTAAGTTCAGGATTCATTATTAACATCGAGCTGTTTTTTATCACTTTACTTTTGGCATTGCCACTTGGATTAGTGATTACATTTTGCTCTATGTCAAAGTTCAAGCCTTTAAAATGGTTAAGCAGAACTTTTGTCTGGATTATCAGAGGAACACCACTGATGCTTCAGTTGTTCGTTGTACTGTATGCACCAGGACTTTTGTTTTCTATGCCGATGAGTTCTCGTTTTACAGCAGCAATTATTGCATTTGTTATTAATTATGCTGCTTATTTTTCAGAAATTTATCGTGGTGGAATTGAAAGTGTATCAAGAGGGCAGTACGAAGCAGGACAGGTTCTTGGTATGACAAAGACACAGATTTTCTTTAAGATTATTCTGTTACAGGTTATAAAGAGAATTATTCCGCCGATGAGTAATGAAGTGATCACTCTTACGAAAGATACCGCTCTTGCCCGAATTATTGGTCTTGCAGAGATTATCATGTGTGCAGAACGTTTTACAAAACAGGGCTTAATCTGGCCATTATTCTCTACAGCAGTATTTTTCCTTGTTTTCAATGGAATCCTGACTCTTTTATTTGGATGGATTGAAAAGAAAATGGACTATTTTAGAGTATAA